A part of Sulfurimonas sp. genomic DNA contains:
- a CDS encoding peptidylprolyl isomerase yields the protein MAIEANQIVSIEYEVSDGEKVVDSNIGGMPLVFMFGRGQIIPGLENAIANMAIGQKAEVLVKAEDAYGEYNAEAVQEVPLDQFAGIDLEEGMSLYGQGEDGGTVQVIVKEIGNESVIIDFNHPLSGKDLAFVVLVNNIREASAEEAMSGIPIENLQDDCCSSGGGTGCGC from the coding sequence ATGGCAATAGAAGCAAATCAAATAGTATCAATAGAATATGAAGTAAGCGACGGAGAAAAAGTTGTAGATAGCAATATTGGCGGTATGCCGTTAGTATTTATGTTTGGCAGAGGTCAGATAATTCCTGGATTGGAAAACGCGATAGCAAATATGGCAATCGGTCAAAAAGCGGAAGTTCTTGTTAAGGCAGAAGACGCTTACGGTGAATATAATGCAGAAGCTGTGCAAGAAGTTCCTTTAGACCAATTTGCCGGAATTGATTTAGAAGAAGGAATGAGTCTTTACGGTCAAGGTGAAGATGGCGGAACGGTTCAGGTTATCGTAAAAGAGATTGGTAATGAGAGCGTTATAATTGACTTCAATCACCCTTTATCAGGCAAAGATTTAGCTTTTGTAGTTTTAGTTAATAATATAAGAGAAGCATCTGCCGAAGAAGCAATGAGTGGAATTCCTATAGAAAATCTACAAGATGATTGTTGTAGTTCCGGTGGTGGCACTGGTTGTGGATGCTAG
- a CDS encoding MotA/TolQ/ExbB proton channel family protein: protein MINQLIDFYLKSHPVTLGVLALLALYFIVLNWVFYYRYLSLASWLEIENRSLESVLMGSTTVSPQSYLSNFLKSSSNVSKDILALAQLAATKDATKGLSILSIFASTTPFIGLFGTVVSILDTFTHIGQSSGGMSVIAGGVSDALVATAAGIFVAIFSYTYHQILKRKSYELLNFIEMQSDAIMARRV from the coding sequence ATGATTAACCAATTAATTGATTTTTACCTCAAAAGTCACCCTGTTACTTTGGGTGTCTTGGCTCTTTTAGCACTCTACTTTATAGTGCTAAATTGGGTTTTTTACTACCGATATCTTTCTCTTGCTAGTTGGCTTGAAATTGAAAACAGATCTCTTGAGAGCGTTTTAATGGGATCTACGACTGTGAGTCCGCAATCTTATTTAAGCAATTTTTTGAAAAGCAGTTCAAATGTTTCGAAAGATATTTTGGCATTAGCTCAATTGGCTGCAACAAAAGATGCTACAAAAGGACTCTCTATTCTCTCAATTTTTGCATCTACAACGCCGTTTATCGGTTTGTTTGGAACCGTTGTTTCAATATTGGATACATTTACGCATATCGGTCAAAGCAGCGGCGGTATGTCTGTAATAGCGGGTGGTGTTTCTGATGCTCTTGTAGCAACTGCCGCAGGTATCTTTGTTGCTATTTTTTCATATACATATCACCAAATATTAAAAAGAAAATCATATGAGCTACTTAACTTTATAGAAATGCAAAGCGATGCTATAATGGCTCGAAGAGTGTAA
- a CDS encoding TonB C-terminal domain-containing protein, translated as MDKNSSYFYISGFISLSLFTIFSAIFLMAIVLSDKVKDYALQKDNFISVSVNMVAAQSSEVKKTVDKPVEKEKKEVPVIEKEPEKETVAKTEKKEINIDNLFSEVKTKSIKKADEKVIEKEDKRVAQELSKKSTKSDETKVESITSKIQKINSENKSEKESKKSSGNEVNEYLAKIKALVYENFTPPENSQHKVVKAVIELNAFGKVIDFRILTYSDSTAFNSECDKIKDRLKSVLFPKNPDNKSGVYVINLISEE; from the coding sequence ATGGATAAAAACAGCTCCTATTTTTATATTAGTGGTTTTATATCACTATCTCTTTTTACAATATTTTCAGCTATTTTTCTTATGGCTATTGTTTTGTCGGATAAAGTAAAAGATTATGCGTTGCAAAAGGATAACTTTATATCAGTATCGGTTAACATGGTAGCGGCGCAATCAAGCGAAGTAAAAAAAACCGTAGATAAACCGGTGGAAAAAGAGAAAAAAGAAGTTCCTGTTATAGAGAAGGAACCTGAAAAAGAAACGGTTGCCAAGACAGAAAAAAAAGAGATAAATATTGATAATTTATTTAGTGAAGTAAAAACTAAAAGTATTAAAAAAGCAGATGAAAAAGTAATTGAAAAAGAAGATAAAAGAGTCGCACAAGAACTTTCTAAAAAAAGTACCAAATCGGATGAGACTAAAGTTGAATCAATAACAAGTAAGATTCAAAAAATAAATTCAGAAAACAAATCTGAAAAAGAGTCTAAAAAATCCAGCGGCAATGAAGTTAATGAATATTTGGCTAAAATTAAAGCTTTAGTTTATGAAAATTTTACGCCGCCTGAAAATAGTCAACACAAGGTTGTAAAAGCTGTTATAGAGCTTAATGCATTTGGAAAAGTTATTGATTTTAGAATCCTGACTTATTCAGACAGCACTGCTTTTAACAGCGAATGCGATAAAATAAAAGATAGGCTTAAAAGCGTCTTGTTTCCAAAAAACCCTGATAATAAATCGGGTGTATATGTAATAAATTTAATTTCAGAGGAGTAA
- a CDS encoding ATP-binding protein has translation MSIKISKKIMSKLGKTNAEFNLIEEGDKILVGLSGGKDSLTLVHALKEQQRRAPFKFEFIAVTVSYGMGENYDKLKAHCQEHGIEYEVYDTNIYDIAEDKIRKNSSFCSFFSRMRRGSLYSAAEKYECNKVALGHHMDDAAESFFMNFIYNGQLRSLAPKYKADRGVTVIRPLIQMRERQLEAFARENAIETIGDEACPSMRFDIKMPHARAHTKEMLSKMEKEFPTLFTSLNAAFKNISTESFFDKELFQL, from the coding sequence ATGTCTATAAAAATATCTAAAAAAATTATGAGCAAGCTTGGCAAAACAAATGCCGAGTTTAACCTTATAGAAGAGGGCGATAAGATTTTAGTGGGACTGAGCGGCGGTAAAGATTCGCTTACATTGGTTCATGCACTAAAAGAGCAACAACGCCGCGCTCCGTTTAAGTTTGAGTTTATTGCCGTAACGGTTTCGTACGGTATGGGTGAAAACTATGATAAACTTAAAGCTCACTGCCAAGAGCATGGCATAGAATATGAGGTATACGATACCAATATCTATGATATTGCAGAAGATAAAATCAGAAAAAACTCCTCTTTTTGCAGTTTTTTCTCTCGTATGAGAAGAGGATCTCTATATAGTGCCGCCGAGAAATATGAGTGCAATAAAGTTGCACTCGGACATCACATGGATGATGCTGCGGAGAGTTTTTTTATGAACTTTATCTACAACGGGCAGCTAAGAAGTCTTGCTCCAAAGTATAAAGCGGACAGAGGAGTTACGGTTATTCGTCCTCTTATTCAGATGAGAGAGAGACAGTTAGAGGCATTTGCCCGTGAAAATGCCATAGAGACTATCGGTGATGAGGCGTGTCCGTCAATGAGATTTGATATAAAAATGCCACACGCCAGAGCGCACACAAAAGAGATGCTCTCTAAGATGGAAAAAGAGTTTCCGACGCTTTTTACCAGCTTAAATGCAGCATTTAAAAATATATCTACCGAGAGTTTTTTTGATAAAGAGTTGTTTCAACTCTAA
- a CDS encoding OmpA family protein, whose translation MRKVVVSSVFAALLVLSGCSDKEPKVEGLDNAAAGSKVSSAGEGLSGKSLSSTESESDIMARLEKEFSSVYFDFDKFNIRADMQSNVSKDASVAKSQASKYAIKLEGNCDEWGSDEYNFALGLKRANTVKNALVAEGVDANRISMVSLGEGNPTCTDKTKECWAKNRRVEFKLLP comes from the coding sequence ATGAGAAAAGTAGTAGTTTCAAGTGTATTTGCAGCGCTTTTAGTGTTAAGTGGATGTAGTGATAAAGAGCCAAAAGTAGAAGGCTTAGATAATGCAGCAGCAGGCAGCAAAGTAAGTTCAGCAGGCGAGGGTCTATCAGGTAAATCTCTTTCAAGCACAGAGTCTGAAAGCGATATCATGGCTCGTTTAGAAAAAGAGTTCAGTTCTGTATATTTTGATTTTGATAAATTCAACATCAGAGCTGATATGCAAAGCAATGTATCTAAAGATGCTTCTGTAGCAAAATCTCAAGCAAGCAAATATGCTATCAAGCTAGAGGGAAATTGTGATGAGTGGGGAAGTGATGAGTATAACTTCGCATTAGGATTAAAAAGAGCAAACACTGTTAAAAACGCTTTAGTTGCTGAAGGTGTTGATGCTAACCGTATCTCTATGGTAAGTTTAGGTGAAGGTAACCCTACATGTACTGATAAAACTAAAGAGTGCTGGGCTAAAAATCGTAGAGTTGAATTCAAACTTCTACCATAA
- the atpC gene encoding ATP synthase F1 subunit epsilon: MDKLKLEILTPNGIIYNGEALSVTLPGEEGEFGVLAEHSSLTTLLEAGVIDIEKEDKSVESVLINWGVVQVDEKKVIVLVEGAVAIRGDSESAVAKALGDAKELIESIKDNNPAIASVTARLESAAQNLI; the protein is encoded by the coding sequence ATGGATAAGTTAAAACTTGAAATCCTGACTCCTAACGGCATTATCTATAATGGTGAAGCCCTTAGCGTAACTCTTCCGGGTGAAGAGGGAGAGTTTGGTGTTCTGGCAGAACACTCTTCTTTAACTACACTGCTTGAAGCAGGTGTAATTGATATAGAGAAAGAGGATAAATCAGTCGAATCAGTTCTTATCAATTGGGGCGTAGTCCAAGTTGATGAGAAAAAAGTTATTGTATTGGTTGAAGGTGCCGTAGCGATTCGCGGAGATAGTGAAAGTGCTGTTGCAAAAGCTCTTGGTGACGCTAAAGAACTTATTGAATCTATTAAAGATAACAATCCTGCGATTGCATCTGTTACTGCTAGACTTGAGTCGGCAGCTCAGAATTTAATATAA
- the atpD gene encoding F0F1 ATP synthase subunit beta: VKVNLEGTQSRLVLEVAAHLGDGRVRTIAMDMSEGLVRGMDAVATGAPIKVPVGEKVLGRIFNVIGETIDNGDQISDAPMWSIHREPPKLVEQSTATEMFETGIKVVDLLAPYSKGGKVGLFGGAGVGKTVIIMELIHNVAMGHDGLSVFAGVGERTREGNDLYHEMKESNVLDKVALCYGQMSEPPGARNRIALTGLTMAEYFRDEKGLDVLMFVDNIFRFAQSGSEMSALLGRIPSAVGYQPTLAREMGALQDRITSTKNGSITSVQAVYVPADDLTDPAPASVFAHLDATTVLNRKIAEKGIYPAVDPLDSSSRLLDPQILGQEHYSVARGVQQTLQKYKDLQDIIAILGMDELSEDDKNTVERARKIEKFLSQPFFVAEVFTGSPGKYVSLADTIKGFKMILSGECDHMPEGSFYMVGGIDEAIEKAQKMK, from the coding sequence AAGTTAAAGTAAATTTAGAAGGTACTCAGTCTCGTTTAGTACTTGAAGTTGCAGCTCACTTAGGTGACGGTCGTGTTAGAACGATTGCAATGGATATGAGTGAGGGTCTTGTACGCGGTATGGATGCCGTTGCAACAGGTGCGCCTATTAAAGTTCCGGTTGGAGAGAAAGTACTAGGTCGTATTTTCAATGTAATCGGTGAAACAATCGATAACGGAGATCAGATATCAGATGCTCCTATGTGGTCGATTCACCGTGAGCCTCCAAAGTTGGTTGAGCAGTCTACTGCAACAGAGATGTTTGAGACTGGTATTAAAGTTGTTGACTTATTAGCACCGTACTCTAAGGGTGGTAAAGTTGGACTATTCGGCGGTGCCGGCGTAGGTAAAACGGTTATCATTATGGAATTAATCCACAATGTTGCAATGGGTCATGACGGTCTGTCGGTATTTGCAGGTGTCGGTGAGAGAACTCGTGAAGGTAACGACCTTTACCACGAGATGAAAGAGTCTAATGTTTTGGATAAAGTTGCACTGTGCTACGGACAAATGAGTGAGCCGCCGGGTGCGCGTAACCGTATTGCTTTAACGGGTCTTACAATGGCTGAATACTTTAGAGATGAAAAAGGTCTTGATGTATTAATGTTCGTTGATAATATCTTCCGTTTTGCTCAATCAGGTTCTGAAATGTCAGCACTTCTTGGTCGTATCCCCTCAGCTGTTGGTTATCAACCGACATTAGCTCGTGAGATGGGTGCTCTTCAAGATCGTATTACATCGACTAAAAACGGTTCAATTACATCTGTTCAAGCTGTTTATGTACCTGCGGACGACTTAACTGACCCAGCTCCTGCTTCAGTTTTCGCTCACTTAGATGCAACGACGGTTCTTAACCGTAAAATTGCTGAAAAAGGTATCTATCCTGCAGTTGATCCACTTGATTCATCTTCAAGATTACTTGATCCGCAAATTTTAGGTCAAGAGCATTACAGTGTTGCTCGCGGTGTTCAACAAACACTTCAAAAGTACAAAGATTTACAAGATATTATTGCAATTCTTGGTATGGATGAGCTTTCTGAAGATGACAAAAATACTGTTGAGAGAGCTCGTAAAATCGAGAAATTCTTATCACAACCATTTTTCGTTGCTGAAGTATTCACGGGTTCACCTGGTAAATATGTATCTTTAGCGGATACCATTAAGGGCTTTAAAATGATTCTTAGCGGTGAATGTGACCATATGCCGGAAGGTTCTTTCTACATGGTTGGTGGTATAGATGAGGCGATTGAAAAAGCTCAAAAAATGAAGTAA
- a CDS encoding nitrilase-related carbon-nitrogen hydrolase: MRVTLAQTAPRLNRSNLAEIISIVTACKDESDLVVFPELSLNGYMLQDKLFEDAWNIDELDALRDLSLNIDIAVGAALRDGSDFRNAALYFSKGKLLSKHNKVHLPNYGMFEEARYFKSGEIFESFSSKLGKVSMAVCEDLWHSSTYEKLKKNSPDYIIVLAASPARGFSDSGLYIEDKWYEIIKTVASECKAKLIFVNRVGFEDGLGFWGGSCIVNESAEILHKLPRYKKIVKTFEI, encoded by the coding sequence ATGAGAGTTACTCTGGCTCAAACGGCACCGAGGTTAAACCGCTCAAATCTGGCGGAGATTATTTCAATAGTTACTGCGTGTAAAGATGAGAGTGATTTGGTAGTTTTTCCGGAGTTGTCGTTAAACGGTTATATGCTTCAAGACAAACTCTTTGAGGACGCTTGGAATATTGATGAACTTGATGCTTTAAGAGATTTAAGTCTGAATATAGATATAGCAGTAGGTGCCGCCCTCAGAGACGGAAGCGATTTTAGAAATGCGGCGCTCTACTTCTCTAAAGGTAAGCTTTTATCAAAACACAATAAAGTCCATTTGCCTAATTACGGAATGTTTGAAGAGGCTAGATACTTCAAATCAGGGGAAATTTTTGAGAGTTTTTCAAGTAAACTCGGAAAAGTATCTATGGCGGTTTGTGAGGATCTTTGGCATAGCAGCACTTACGAGAAATTAAAGAAAAACAGTCCTGATTATATAATAGTGCTTGCTGCCTCTCCTGCACGCGGTTTTAGCGATAGCGGACTCTATATTGAAGATAAGTGGTATGAGATTATTAAAACGGTAGCGTCGGAGTGCAAAGCTAAACTTATATTTGTAAACAGAGTAGGTTTTGAAGACGGTCTCGGTTTTTGGGGCGGAAGCTGCATTGTTAATGAGAGTGCAGAGATTTTGCACAAGCTGCCTCGATATAAAAAAATAGTTAAAACATTTGAAATATAA
- a CDS encoding Fis family transcriptional regulator → MIVVVPVVALVVDASYVTASVSSAQAFKTATLLKTLNVSALITGEVGVGKKSLARYILPDAPMLDASDHDELLTALSGISKIIITNLENSPNIKKILDIVNNNNIRVVATAKNAYYNEFADRLFSVKFDIPSLRERPEDVEELVQKFIKEASLLFCTKAEFKIKNFKPDLSQNSNSLRRQVMIHYLLQDINENELMDIFQNYLANRLGSNSDYKNFLYLYEVPLIKAGFNKFKSQLQLADRLGLNRNTLRKKIADNSKYL, encoded by the coding sequence ATGATTGTTGTAGTTCCGGTGGTGGCACTGGTTGTGGATGCTAGTTATGTAACTGCTTCTGTCTCTTCGGCACAAGCATTTAAAACGGCCACCCTTTTAAAAACACTAAATGTAAGCGCTCTTATAACGGGAGAAGTCGGTGTTGGAAAAAAAAGTTTGGCTCGTTACATTCTTCCGGATGCTCCGATGCTGGATGCATCCGACCACGATGAGTTATTAACAGCCTTGAGCGGCATTAGTAAAATCATTATCACTAATTTAGAAAATTCACCAAATATAAAAAAAATTTTAGATATTGTTAATAATAACAACATAAGGGTTGTTGCAACTGCGAAAAATGCATATTATAATGAATTTGCAGATAGACTCTTTAGTGTTAAATTTGATATTCCGTCTCTTAGAGAAAGACCGGAAGATGTTGAAGAGTTGGTACAAAAATTTATTAAAGAAGCTTCTTTGTTATTTTGCACAAAAGCGGAGTTTAAAATTAAAAACTTTAAACCTGATTTGAGTCAAAATTCAAACTCTTTAAGAAGACAAGTTATGATTCATTATTTGTTGCAAGATATAAATGAAAATGAATTGATGGATATATTTCAAAATTATCTTGCGAACAGATTGGGTTCAAATAGTGATTATAAAAATTTTCTGTATCTCTATGAAGTACCGTTAATTAAAGCCGGATTCAATAAATTTAAATCACAGCTTCAATTAGCGGATAGACTTGGACTAAATAGAAATACCTTAAGAAAAAAAATAGCAGATAATAGTAAATACTTATAA
- the tolB gene encoding Tol-Pal system protein TolB produces the protein MKIIISILLVISSLFANDATIDVIKKAGNLPSIAVEDSSASYDQSFKDRFFKSIVADLNVLAIFNVDGNYRKVSYDAGSVVVENKDMKYVLRYRISEGDNGAFNTDIKLISDGNIVFNKNYSVNNSNIYMFVSHSIAFDINKFMGEAPVEWMKRKVIFSRMTSPQKSELVISDYTLTYQHVIVKGGFNIFPKWANKEQTAFYYSAMDERKPTLKYLDIRTGKVQVIKSSDGMMICSDVSDDGNKLLLTMAPKGQPDVYLYDVNTKNLKVLTNYGGIDVGGQFMGNDKVVFVSDRLGYPNIFSTNINSNNVEQMVHYGKSNAACSVHGDYIVYKARESSESFGNNTFNLHLVSTKTDFIRRLTAVGVNEFPRFSVDGDAIIFIKSYESQSSIGIIRLNHNKNFLFPLKYGKVQSIDW, from the coding sequence TTGAAAATAATCATTTCAATTTTATTGGTCATTTCGTCACTGTTTGCAAATGATGCTACTATAGATGTCATAAAAAAGGCAGGTAATCTTCCCTCAATTGCCGTTGAAGATTCATCTGCTAGTTATGATCAGTCATTTAAAGATAGATTTTTCAAATCAATCGTTGCCGATTTAAATGTTCTTGCTATTTTTAATGTTGACGGAAACTACAGAAAAGTTAGCTACGATGCAGGTAGCGTAGTAGTTGAAAACAAAGATATGAAGTATGTGTTACGATACAGAATAAGTGAAGGCGATAACGGTGCGTTTAATACGGATATTAAACTGATAAGCGACGGCAATATTGTTTTTAATAAAAACTATAGCGTAAATAATTCCAATATTTATATGTTTGTTTCCCACTCAATCGCATTTGATATAAATAAATTTATGGGCGAAGCTCCTGTTGAATGGATGAAGAGAAAAGTTATTTTCTCAAGAATGACCTCTCCTCAAAAAAGCGAATTGGTTATTTCTGATTATACGCTTACTTATCAGCATGTAATAGTAAAAGGCGGGTTTAATATATTTCCTAAGTGGGCAAATAAAGAGCAAACAGCTTTTTACTATAGTGCAATGGATGAAAGAAAGCCGACTTTAAAATATTTAGATATCAGAACAGGAAAAGTTCAAGTTATAAAATCGTCTGATGGGATGATGATTTGTTCTGATGTTAGCGATGATGGAAATAAATTATTGCTTACGATGGCTCCAAAAGGTCAGCCGGATGTTTATCTTTACGATGTAAATACAAAAAACTTAAAAGTTTTGACAAATTACGGCGGGATAGATGTCGGCGGGCAGTTTATGGGTAACGATAAAGTAGTGTTTGTATCTGATCGTTTAGGTTATCCTAATATTTTTTCTACAAATATAAATTCTAATAATGTTGAACAGATGGTTCACTACGGAAAAAGCAACGCTGCTTGCAGTGTGCATGGCGACTATATAGTTTATAAAGCAAGGGAAAGTTCAGAATCTTTTGGTAATAATACATTTAATTTACATCTTGTTTCCACAAAGACTGATTTTATCAGAAGGCTAACCGCAGTCGGTGTAAATGAATTTCCAAGGTTTTCGGTAGATGGTGATGCAATAATTTTTATTAAAAGTTATGAATCTCAAAGTTCAATTGGTATTATTAGACTAAATCATAATAAAAATTTTCTTTTCCCACTCAAATACGGCAAAGTTCAGTCAATTGATTGGTAA
- the fabD gene encoding ACP S-malonyltransferase: protein MKKIAMIFAGQGSQATGMGKDFFDNTDIAKEMFEEAGKRVGLKFDELIFGEHELLGQTAYTQPSILLIQMIAYRLFKDKCPDVKAELFLGHSLGEFSALCASGAIDYIDAVELVHRRGQLMQDACADIEAGMMVVMGLDDEAVERICQDAQKEGKKVWPANYNQDGQLVVAGIRSDLASLEQTFKDAGAKRALLLNMSVASHCELLSPAQIPLKSLMESMISENFEAPVISNVTTAPYATKKEAVELLTEQLVKPVKYKQSILAIADDVDIAIEFGNGATLKGLNKRIAPNLETYTISDMKSLLEVVEQICK from the coding sequence ATGAAAAAGATAGCGATGATTTTTGCTGGACAAGGTTCGCAAGCAACCGGAATGGGAAAAGATTTTTTCGACAACACTGATATTGCCAAAGAGATGTTTGAAGAAGCCGGAAAGAGAGTCGGGCTAAAATTTGATGAGTTGATTTTCGGCGAGCATGAGTTGCTTGGTCAGACTGCATATACGCAGCCTTCAATACTTTTGATTCAGATGATAGCGTATCGTCTCTTTAAAGATAAGTGTCCTGATGTAAAAGCAGAACTATTTTTAGGTCACTCTTTGGGTGAATTTTCTGCTCTTTGCGCAAGCGGTGCGATTGACTATATAGATGCCGTTGAACTTGTTCATAGACGCGGTCAGCTTATGCAAGATGCTTGTGCTGATATTGAAGCCGGAATGATGGTTGTTATGGGACTTGATGATGAAGCGGTTGAGAGAATTTGCCAAGATGCACAAAAAGAGGGAAAAAAAGTTTGGCCTGCAAACTATAATCAAGACGGGCAGTTGGTAGTTGCGGGGATCAGATCGGATTTGGCATCGCTGGAACAGACATTTAAAGATGCGGGTGCAAAACGCGCACTTCTGCTTAATATGTCGGTTGCAAGTCATTGTGAGCTTTTATCTCCGGCACAGATTCCTCTAAAGAGTCTGATGGAGAGTATGATTAGCGAGAATTTTGAAGCTCCTGTTATCTCAAATGTAACTACGGCTCCATATGCAACCAAAAAAGAGGCAGTTGAACTTTTAACGGAACAGTTGGTTAAACCTGTTAAGTACAAGCAGTCTATTTTGGCAATTGCCGATGATGTTGATATTGCGATTGAGTTTGGAAACGGAGCGACTCTTAAAGGACTCAACAAAAGAATTGCGCCGAATTTAGAAACATACACTATCTCGGATATGAAATCATTGCTTGAAGTTGTAGAGCAGATTTGTAAATAA
- a CDS encoding biopolymer transporter ExbD, whose product MAYNWDEKPELNITPLVDVMLVLLAIMMVIAPNMIYEEKINLPQSSKTKTLSKIPPVHITIDKDKKVKINKDNFELDVSFQDNFFLYSKKLDLKATVLISADKSLDYGIVMSVLAAVKRAGFVDVSLATNG is encoded by the coding sequence ATGGCTTATAACTGGGATGAAAAACCTGAATTAAACATTACGCCACTTGTGGATGTAATGTTGGTTCTTTTAGCAATAATGATGGTTATTGCACCGAATATGATATATGAAGAGAAGATTAACCTTCCTCAAAGTTCAAAAACTAAAACATTATCTAAGATACCTCCGGTACATATTACAATTGATAAAGATAAAAAAGTAAAAATTAATAAAGATAATTTTGAGTTGGATGTGTCATTTCAAGATAATTTTTTTCTTTATTCAAAGAAACTTGATTTAAAAGCAACCGTACTTATCAGTGCGGATAAAAGTTTGGATTATGGTATAGTTATGTCCGTGCTTGCTGCTGTTAAGCGCGCAGGTTTCGTAGATGTTTCACTAGCTACTAATGGATAA
- a CDS encoding 5'-methylthioadenosine/adenosylhomocysteine nucleosidase, producing MKIAIMGAMPEEISPILEKLGSYKTTQYAGNKYYESTYRGVDLVVAYSKIGKVFSTLTATTMIEHFGADRLLFSGVAGAISPTLKVGDLIVATKLSQHDLDITAFGHPYGYVPEGAVFVEADKEMIEMSKKVASEMGKSVQEGIIATGDQFVANEERKNWIGKTFGADALEMEGGSVAVVCSALNIPFFILRAISDAADMDASFSFDEFLESSAKESAEFIMKMVQSIIENAK from the coding sequence ATGAAAATTGCAATAATGGGTGCAATGCCCGAAGAGATCTCTCCGATACTCGAAAAACTAGGCTCATATAAGACAACCCAGTATGCAGGCAATAAATATTATGAGTCAACATATAGAGGTGTTGATTTGGTTGTTGCGTATAGTAAGATAGGAAAAGTCTTTTCTACTCTTACCGCTACAACTATGATTGAACATTTTGGGGCTGATAGATTGCTTTTTTCAGGTGTTGCGGGAGCGATATCTCCTACTCTTAAAGTGGGAGATTTGATAGTAGCTACAAAATTATCCCAACACGATTTGGATATTACCGCTTTTGGTCATCCGTACGGTTATGTTCCTGAGGGTGCGGTTTTTGTCGAAGCAGATAAAGAGATGATAGAGATGAGCAAAAAAGTGGCATCCGAGATGGGTAAAAGTGTTCAAGAAGGTATTATTGCCACGGGAGATCAGTTTGTAGCAAATGAAGAGCGAAAGAACTGGATAGGCAAAACATTCGGTGCGGATGCGCTTGAGATGGAGGGCGGAAGCGTTGCGGTTGTTTGCAGCGCTCTAAATATTCCATTTTTTATCCTTCGCGCTATAAGTGATGCAGCCGATATGGATGCAAGTTTTAGTTTTGATGAGTTTTTAGAGAGCAGTGCAAAAGAGAGTGCAGAGTTTATAATGAAAATGGTGCAGTCCATTATTGAGAACGCTAAATGA